From Homo sapiens chromosome 14 genomic patch of type FIX, GRCh38.p14 PATCHES HG2526_HG2573_PATCH, one genomic window encodes:
- the OR4N2 gene encoding olfactory receptor 4N2 yields MESENRTVIREFILLGLTQSQDIQLLVFVLVLIFYFIILPGNFLIIFTIKSDPGLTAPLYFFLGNLAFLDASYSFIVAPRMLVDFLSAKKIISYRGCITQLFFLHFLGGGEGLLLVVMAFDRYIAICRPLHYPTVMNPRTCYAMMLALWLGGFVHSIIQVVLILRLPFCGPNQLDNFFCDVPQVIKLACTDTFVVELLMVFNSGLMTLLCFLGLLASYAVILCRIRGSSSEAKNKAMSTCITHIIVIFFMFGPGIFIYTRPFRAFPADKVVSLFHTVIFPLLNPVIYTLRNQEVKASMKKVFNKHIA; encoded by the coding sequence ATGGAAAGCGAGAACAGAACAGTGATAAGAGAATTCATCCTCCTTGGTCTGACCCAGTCTCAAGATATTCAGCTCCTGGTCTTTGTGCTAGTTTTAATATTCTACTTCATCATCCTCCCTGgaaattttctcattattttcaccATAAAGTCAGACCCTGGGCTCACAGCCcccctctatttctttctgggCAACTTGGCCTTCCTGGATGCATCCTACTCCTTCATTGTGGCTCCCCGGATGTTGGTGGACTTCCTCTCTGCGAAGAAGATAATCTCCTACAGAGGCTGCATCACTCAGCTCTTTTTCTTGCACTTccttggaggaggggagggattACTCCTTGTTGTGATGGCCTTTGACCGCTACATCGCCATCTGCCGGCCTCTGCACTATCCTACTGTCATGAACCCTAGAACCTGCTATGCAATGATGTTGGCTCTGTGGCTTGGGGGTTTTGTCCACTCCATTATCCAGGTGGTCCTCATCCTCCGCTTGCCTTTTTGTGGCCCAAACCAGCTGGACAACTTCTTCTGTGATGTCCCACAGGTCATCAAGCTGGCCTGCACCGACACATTTGTGGTGGAGCTTCTGATGGTCTTCAACAGTGGCCTGATGACACTCCTGTGCTTTCTGGGGCTTCTGGCCTCCTATGCAGTCATTCTTTGTCGCATACGAGGGTCTTCTTCTGAGGCAAAAAACAAGGCCATGTCCACGTGCATCACCCATATCATTGTTATATTCTTCATGTTTGGACCTGGCATCTTCATCTACACGCGCCCCTTCAGGGCTTTCCCAGCTGACAAGGTGGTTTCTCTCTTCCACACAGTGATTTTTCCTTTGTTGAATCCTGTCATTTATACCCTTCGCAACCAGGAAGTGAAAGCTTCCATGAAAAAGGTGTTTAATAAGCACATAGCCTGA